A genome region from Deinococcus sp. KNUC1210 includes the following:
- the pgeF gene encoding peptidoglycan editing factor PgeF produces the protein MKPHTPSTMFVNTPQLTAPHGFSLRAGGVSVGAYAGLNLDDREDDRETVARNRELLAGALGFTVSQVSRLNQVHGLEVVRARPGEQTADAQVSAEAGILLAIGTADCYPVLLEDPQARVVGAAHAGWRGTLGRIAARTVEEMVKLGARPDRIRAAVGPGICAAQYPVGSEVASAFAEAGMGEFVGPERHLDLCAANLHVLRGAGVLPEHLWASGRCSTEADFYSYRRDAGKTGRMWAVIGYPAPQEQQTAHLSAQAGSA, from the coding sequence ATGAAACCTCATACTCCATCCACGATGTTCGTGAACACCCCCCAGTTGACGGCCCCTCATGGATTTTCTTTACGTGCCGGGGGGGTCAGTGTGGGGGCATACGCGGGGCTGAATCTGGACGACCGCGAGGATGACCGGGAGACGGTGGCCCGCAACCGCGAACTGCTCGCCGGAGCGCTGGGCTTCACGGTCTCGCAGGTGTCGCGGCTGAATCAGGTTCATGGCCTGGAGGTGGTGCGGGCGCGGCCCGGCGAACAGACCGCCGACGCCCAGGTCAGCGCGGAAGCGGGCATCCTGCTCGCCATCGGCACCGCCGACTGCTACCCGGTGCTGCTGGAAGACCCGCAGGCGCGTGTGGTGGGGGCGGCGCACGCGGGCTGGCGCGGCACGCTGGGCCGCATCGCCGCCAGAACGGTGGAGGAAATGGTCAAGCTGGGCGCACGTCCAGACCGCATCCGTGCCGCAGTCGGCCCGGGGATCTGTGCGGCGCAGTACCCGGTGGGCAGCGAGGTCGCGTCGGCCTTCGCAGAGGCGGGAATGGGTGAATTTGTCGGCCCAGAGCGTCACCTCGACCTGTGCGCGGCCAATCTGCACGTGCTGCGCGGGGCCGGTGTACTGCCAGAACACCTGTGGGCCTCGGGGCGGTGCAGCACCGAAGCAGACTTCTACAGCTACCGCCGCGACGCGGGCAAAACGGGCCGCATGTGGGCAGTCATCGGCTATCCGGCCCCGCAGGAACAACAGACGGCTCACCTGTCCGCACAGGCGGGTTCCGCATGA
- a CDS encoding enoyl-ACP reductase — MISIDMKDKTALVMGVANGRSLGWSIAEKLLEAGCRVGFSYQGERLKSELEKLTAGREGTWIQQADATSEADLAALFATVKEQFGGLDYLIHAIGFAPKAAMEGRFIDTAPEDWNTALSVSAYTFVSAARHAEPLLREGGSILTLTHHASQQVFPKYNVMGVAKAALEAATRYLSSDLGAKGVRVNAVSAGPARTIAARSIPGFASMYDQAGEAAALRRNISNEEVGKLSLYLLSDLASGVTGQVVYVDAGAYIMAMKPQG; from the coding sequence ATGATCAGCATTGACATGAAGGACAAGACCGCCCTGGTGATGGGCGTCGCCAATGGCCGCAGCCTGGGCTGGTCGATTGCCGAGAAGCTGCTGGAAGCGGGCTGCCGCGTGGGCTTCAGCTATCAGGGCGAGCGGCTGAAGAGCGAGCTGGAGAAGCTGACGGCGGGCAGGGAAGGCACCTGGATTCAGCAGGCCGACGCCACCAGCGAGGCCGATCTGGCAGCGCTCTTCGCCACGGTCAAGGAGCAGTTTGGCGGGCTGGATTATCTGATCCACGCCATCGGCTTTGCACCGAAAGCCGCGATGGAAGGCCGCTTTATCGACACCGCTCCGGAAGACTGGAACACCGCCCTGTCGGTGAGCGCGTATACCTTCGTGTCGGCAGCCCGCCACGCCGAGCCGCTGCTGCGCGAGGGTGGCAGCATCCTGACCCTGACGCACCACGCCTCGCAGCAGGTCTTTCCCAAGTACAACGTGATGGGCGTGGCAAAAGCGGCGCTGGAAGCCGCCACCCGCTACCTCTCCAGCGACCTGGGTGCCAAGGGTGTGCGCGTGAATGCCGTGAGCGCCGGGCCTGCCCGCACGATTGCCGCCCGCTCGATTCCCGGCTTTGCCAGCATGTACGATCAGGCGGGCGAGGCGGCGGCGCTGCGGCGCAACATCAGTAACGAGGAAGTGGGCAAGCTGAGCCTGTACCTGCTCTCCGACCTCGCCAGTGGCGTGACCGGACAGGTGGTGTACGTGGACGCCGGGGCGTACATCATGGCGATGAAGCCGCAGGGATAA
- a CDS encoding helicase-associated domain-containing protein, with translation MSTPNMPGRVQTGLRLDELLEKMAAPQLIRIAGRYAPGEDVRQIQKARDAVTRALNRPRALKALIETLTPLERFVLDEVRRSPQGVNGWALLLGARLHGLKPGRKPAAVELYRHYRPAGFDGAELIWPLLADGLLMPMTLPNPFVASYGYGLDSGSPLLTADERLLSALPPAPVHPPQLSVGTAQATPPQLVKLHLLELLRGVQEAGGLSLTKQGDVNRSAYKRLQKALPALEASDTLDLWLQVARLDGLLVPDGTALRPAPGAERFSEQDPDLWIQRLAVLYPQLMEASEGESANLAHPGALRAALIGLLSQLQQPTTLKDLEELLQTLTPDELRQPSWRGKPMAWRGWLQGTLNGTLRQLGLVALSADGQTVAPAPALLHQRSSAPSGPAWVVQPNFELVVYPSQLTATHLEVLRAAQAIRFDQHSASYRLTRESVYTALEGGLPLEALLSGLEAASAAPLPAGVRSTLTGWAARRERLVLHQNVTLLEFPTPQERDAHRASFGGMPIGAALLLPAQERKVGKTVPTLRYDAPPAQVLSATAGGLLKVNGELDFLGRALLSQFTQPQRGGYALRPPAPGTVLPSTLLRDLEARTKGHLPALLRLQLDTWSGLQPPPALGTVTLLQHPQAAALLQHPALKPLLEGALGTTLLLVKTGQQQALTLALQELGLTPADGLQTESGGPEQRTPAAAPPITNFRKIPGGNAPCWNRPFWKAAACG, from the coding sequence ATGAGCACCCCCAACATGCCGGGCCGCGTGCAGACCGGCCTGCGCCTCGATGAACTGCTGGAGAAGATGGCCGCCCCGCAGCTGATCCGTATCGCGGGCCGTTACGCCCCCGGAGAGGACGTGCGCCAGATCCAGAAGGCCCGCGACGCCGTGACGAGGGCGCTGAACAGGCCGCGTGCGCTGAAGGCGCTGATCGAGACCCTGACGCCGCTGGAACGCTTCGTGCTGGACGAGGTGCGCCGCTCGCCGCAGGGGGTGAACGGCTGGGCGCTGCTGCTGGGCGCACGGCTGCACGGCCTGAAGCCCGGGCGAAAACCCGCAGCGGTGGAACTGTACCGCCACTATCGCCCCGCTGGATTCGACGGAGCCGAGCTGATCTGGCCGCTGCTGGCCGACGGCCTGCTGATGCCGATGACGCTGCCAAACCCGTTCGTGGCGAGTTACGGCTATGGCCTCGACAGCGGCAGCCCCCTGCTGACAGCCGACGAACGCCTGCTGTCGGCGCTGCCACCGGCCCCTGTCCACCCCCCGCAGCTCAGTGTGGGCACGGCTCAGGCCACACCGCCGCAGCTCGTCAAGCTGCATCTGCTCGAACTGCTGCGCGGAGTTCAGGAGGCGGGCGGCCTGAGCCTGACCAAGCAGGGCGACGTGAACCGCAGCGCCTACAAGCGGCTGCAAAAGGCGCTGCCCGCGCTGGAAGCGTCGGACACCCTCGATCTGTGGCTACAGGTGGCGCGGCTCGACGGGTTGCTGGTGCCGGACGGCACAGCGCTGCGCCCTGCCCCGGGAGCCGAGCGCTTCAGCGAGCAGGACCCCGATCTGTGGATTCAGCGGCTGGCGGTGCTGTACCCGCAGCTGATGGAGGCCAGCGAGGGCGAGAGCGCCAACCTCGCCCATCCGGGTGCGCTGCGGGCGGCGCTTATCGGACTGCTCAGCCAGTTACAGCAGCCCACCACCCTCAAGGACCTGGAAGAGCTGCTTCAGACCCTGACGCCCGACGAGCTGCGCCAGCCGTCGTGGCGCGGCAAGCCGATGGCGTGGCGCGGCTGGCTTCAGGGCACCCTGAACGGCACCCTGCGTCAGCTCGGCCTGGTCGCCCTTTCGGCAGACGGGCAGACGGTGGCCCCCGCTCCAGCGCTGCTGCATCAGCGGAGCAGTGCGCCCAGCGGCCCGGCATGGGTGGTGCAGCCCAATTTCGAACTGGTGGTGTATCCGTCGCAGCTCACGGCGACGCATCTGGAGGTGCTGCGGGCAGCCCAGGCGATCCGCTTCGATCAGCACTCGGCCAGCTACCGCCTAACCCGTGAGAGCGTGTACACCGCCCTGGAAGGCGGCCTGCCCCTCGAAGCGCTGCTGAGCGGCCTGGAAGCCGCGTCGGCGGCTCCGCTGCCCGCCGGGGTGCGCTCGACCCTGACCGGCTGGGCGGCGCGGCGCGAGCGGCTGGTGCTGCACCAGAACGTGACGCTGCTGGAATTTCCGACTCCGCAGGAACGCGACGCCCACCGCGCCAGCTTCGGCGGCATGCCCATCGGCGCGGCGCTGCTGCTGCCAGCCCAGGAACGCAAGGTCGGCAAAACCGTTCCCACATTGCGCTACGACGCCCCGCCCGCCCAGGTGCTGAGCGCCACGGCGGGCGGCCTGCTGAAGGTGAACGGTGAACTGGATTTCCTGGGCCGGGCACTGTTGTCGCAGTTTACGCAGCCGCAGCGGGGCGGCTATGCACTGCGCCCACCTGCACCCGGTACCGTGCTGCCGTCCACGCTGCTGCGCGATCTGGAAGCCCGCACCAAGGGCCATCTGCCCGCGCTGCTGCGGCTGCAACTCGATACCTGGAGCGGCCTGCAACCACCCCCGGCACTCGGCACCGTGACGCTGCTGCAACATCCTCAGGCGGCGGCGCTGCTGCAACATCCCGCCCTGAAACCGCTGCTGGAAGGCGCACTGGGAACTACGCTGCTGCTGGTGAAGACGGGGCAACAGCAGGCACTGACGCTCGCCCTTCAGGAACTCGGGCTGACCCCGGCAGACGGACTGCAGACCGAGTCCGGGGGTCCGGAGCAGCGAACACCGGCAGCCGCCCCGCCGATTACGAATTTCCGGAAGATACCCGGCGGAAACGCGCCCTGCTGGAACAGGCCATTCTGGAAGGCCGCAGCGTGCGGCTGA
- a CDS encoding type II/IV secretion system protein, with product MALSIGDRRLGAILLEQGYVNDTDLQRALDRHSEVGGRLADILIDGGMVGEKRIARAVEEALGIPLVNLTVLTPDPAALASVKSQVALAALAFPFALEGDTLRVAFVDPLNNLNLETVEDASGLNVELYQALREQVQWAIALHYPELGLNAQMPLESQDGTVSLLGQRLVVRGVISDEQLQTALDQQGQSGEPLGSILLGLNMITEEQLYEMLAEQSGKVYVRNPRDFEPAEEVLGLLMRADALRLSAVPLEEKGNEVVLVGSDPRRQQDIEALLGRPVEMLLGRPADVEALIERCYPQRGRLGEQMVQQGSLSRSQLREALQVQARSGKVKPLGEVIVDLGFAGSEEIDQALQKQTAGGGRLEDTLVQSGKLSPEMLARSLASQLGYEFLDPVQSPPDPKVALLIPESTARRYTVVPMRLQGNALVVAMKDPRNVFALDDLRLISGRDIIPAVMAEKDIVRLIERYFGSADMVQLNERLVQESRSRDRERESQVDTTDLDDNAVVRVVDNIIREAALQDASDIHIEPTEHHLRVRYRIDGTLRDHMELPKGSAQSVLARIKILGQLDIAERRIPQDGRLRFRKGSIDLDLRLSTLPTVYGEKAVMRLLQKAHNIPEVEQLGLSEHNFQRFSDLIEKPNGIFLITGPTGSGKSFSSFSILKRIARPEKNTTTIEDPVEYEIPGINQSQVNPVAGLTFARALRAFLRQDPDIIFVGEIRDAETAKIATEAALTGHLVLATLHTNDAPGAVTRLEEMGVENFNIGASLIGVLGQRLVRKVCPDCKTPTNADPDVLRRLGLSEKELRGATLFRGAGCPRCGGTGYKGRMGIHELMVIDEPLRRAIGKGEPASELREIATSQSSMKTLRQDGIEKAVLGITTLEEVLAVTSA from the coding sequence ATGGCACTTTCTATCGGAGACCGGCGGCTGGGCGCGATTCTGCTCGAACAGGGCTATGTCAACGACACCGACCTGCAACGGGCGCTCGACCGTCATTCGGAGGTCGGCGGGCGGCTGGCAGACATCCTGATCGACGGCGGCATGGTGGGCGAAAAACGCATCGCGCGGGCCGTCGAGGAAGCGCTGGGCATTCCGCTGGTCAATCTGACGGTGCTGACTCCCGATCCGGCAGCGCTGGCGAGCGTCAAATCGCAGGTGGCGCTGGCGGCGCTGGCGTTTCCCTTCGCGCTGGAGGGCGACACGCTGCGGGTGGCCTTCGTCGATCCGCTGAACAATCTAAATCTGGAAACCGTCGAGGATGCCAGCGGCCTGAACGTCGAGCTGTATCAGGCGCTGCGCGAACAGGTGCAGTGGGCGATTGCGCTGCACTATCCCGAGCTGGGGCTGAATGCCCAGATGCCGCTGGAATCGCAGGACGGCACGGTATCGCTGCTGGGTCAGCGGCTGGTGGTGCGCGGCGTCATCAGTGACGAGCAGCTTCAGACGGCGCTCGATCAGCAGGGGCAGAGCGGCGAGCCGCTGGGCAGCATCCTGCTGGGCCTGAACATGATCACCGAGGAGCAGCTGTACGAGATGCTGGCCGAGCAGTCGGGCAAGGTCTACGTACGCAATCCACGCGACTTCGAGCCTGCCGAAGAGGTGCTGGGGCTGCTGATGCGCGCCGATGCCCTGCGGCTGTCGGCGGTGCCGCTGGAAGAGAAGGGCAACGAGGTGGTGCTGGTGGGCAGCGATCCGCGCCGGCAGCAGGATATCGAGGCGCTGCTGGGGCGACCGGTCGAGATGCTGCTGGGCCGCCCCGCCGACGTCGAGGCGCTGATCGAGCGCTGTTACCCGCAGCGTGGACGACTGGGCGAACAGATGGTGCAGCAGGGCTCGCTGTCGCGCTCACAGCTGCGCGAGGCGCTGCAGGTGCAGGCCCGCAGCGGCAAGGTCAAGCCGCTGGGCGAGGTGATCGTCGATCTGGGCTTCGCGGGCAGCGAGGAAATCGATCAGGCGCTGCAGAAGCAGACGGCGGGCGGTGGCCGCCTGGAAGACACCCTGGTGCAGTCCGGCAAGCTCAGCCCCGAGATGCTCGCCCGCTCCCTCGCCTCTCAGCTCGGTTACGAGTTCCTCGATCCCGTTCAGAGCCCCCCCGATCCAAAGGTCGCCCTGCTGATTCCCGAATCGACGGCGCGGCGGTACACGGTGGTACCGATGCGCTTACAGGGGAACGCGCTGGTGGTGGCGATGAAGGACCCGCGCAACGTGTTCGCGCTGGACGACCTGCGGCTGATCAGCGGGCGCGACATCATCCCGGCGGTGATGGCCGAAAAGGACATCGTGCGGCTGATCGAGCGCTACTTCGGCTCGGCGGACATGGTCCAGCTCAACGAGCGCCTGGTGCAGGAAAGCCGGAGCCGTGACCGCGAGCGCGAGTCGCAGGTGGACACCACCGATCTGGACGACAACGCAGTGGTGCGGGTGGTGGACAACATCATCCGCGAGGCGGCCTTGCAGGACGCCTCGGACATCCACATCGAGCCGACCGAGCACCACCTGCGGGTGCGCTACCGCATCGACGGCACGCTGCGCGACCACATGGAGCTGCCCAAAGGCTCGGCCCAGAGCGTGCTGGCCCGCATCAAGATCCTGGGGCAGCTGGACATCGCCGAGCGGCGCATTCCGCAGGACGGTCGGTTGCGGTTTCGCAAGGGCAGCATCGATCTGGATCTGCGCCTGAGTACCCTGCCGACGGTGTACGGGGAAAAGGCGGTGATGCGCCTGCTGCAAAAGGCGCATAACATCCCGGAAGTCGAGCAGCTGGGGCTATCGGAGCACAACTTCCAGCGCTTCAGCGATCTGATCGAGAAGCCTAACGGCATCTTCCTGATCACCGGGCCGACCGGCTCGGGCAAGTCGTTTTCCAGCTTCAGTATTCTCAAGCGCATCGCCCGGCCCGAGAAGAACACCACCACCATCGAAGATCCGGTGGAATACGAGATTCCCGGCATCAATCAGTCGCAGGTCAACCCGGTGGCCGGGTTGACGTTTGCCCGGGCGCTGCGGGCGTTTCTGCGCCAGGACCCCGACATCATCTTCGTGGGTGAGATCCGCGACGCCGAAACCGCCAAGATCGCCACCGAAGCCGCGCTCACCGGGCACCTGGTGCTGGCTACCCTGCACACCAACGACGCCCCCGGCGCCGTGACCCGACTGGAAGAGATGGGCGTGGAGAACTTCAACATCGGTGCGTCGCTGATCGGGGTGCTGGGACAGCGTCTGGTCCGCAAGGTCTGTCCCGACTGCAAGACCCCCACCAACGCCGACCCGGATGTGTTGCGCCGCCTGGGGCTGAGCGAGAAGGAGCTGCGCGGCGCGACGCTGTTCCGGGGCGCGGGGTGTCCGCGCTGCGGCGGCACCGGGTACAAGGGCCGCATGGGCATTCACGAACTGATGGTGATCGATGAACCGCTGCGCCGGGCCATCGGCAAGGGGGAACCGGCCAGCGAACTGCGCGAGATCGCCACCTCGCAGAGCAGCATGAAGACCCTGCGCCAGGACGGGATCGAAAAGGCTGTCCTCGGCATCACCACCCTCGAAGAAGTCCTCGCTGTCACCAGCGCGTAA
- a CDS encoding YqeG family HAD IIIA-type phosphatase, whose product MTRLQPHSRSLLRPRVILPQVQDITPAFLESHGLKGLLLDLDNTLIPYRSYGDHLETVRWASDLRSNGYALYLLSNATKERARIWTERLGFQGVGLAGKPFRREYRRGLASVGLPAHQVAMVGDQLFTDVLGGNLSGMFTIMVQPISDNALPHTRLTRHLERLVLKRYGFDWSGKKSLEAPPTHWHPECPFPESLLSESLLISYSRSPGSDR is encoded by the coding sequence ATGACCCGGCTCCAGCCCCATTCGCGCAGCCTGCTTCGCCCCCGCGTGATTCTGCCGCAGGTGCAGGACATCACGCCCGCGTTTCTGGAGTCGCACGGCCTGAAAGGACTGCTGCTCGACCTCGACAACACCCTGATTCCGTACCGCTCCTACGGCGACCATCTGGAAACGGTACGCTGGGCCAGCGACCTGCGCTCGAACGGCTACGCGCTGTATCTGCTGTCCAATGCCACCAAAGAGCGTGCCCGCATCTGGACAGAGCGCCTGGGCTTTCAGGGCGTGGGGCTGGCGGGCAAGCCGTTTCGGCGCGAGTATCGCCGGGGGCTGGCCTCGGTGGGGCTGCCTGCACATCAGGTGGCGATGGTGGGCGACCAGCTGTTCACCGATGTGCTGGGCGGCAATCTCAGCGGCATGTTCACCATCATGGTGCAGCCGATCTCCGACAACGCACTGCCGCATACCCGCCTGACCAGACACCTGGAACGTCTGGTGCTCAAACGCTACGGCTTCGACTGGAGCGGCAAGAAGTCTCTGGAAGCACCCCCGACCCATTGGCACCCTGAATGCCCTTTCCCTGAATCGCTGCTCTCCGAATCACTGCTCATCTCATATTCTCGTTCCCCTGGTTCTGATCGCTGA
- a CDS encoding DNA repair helicase XPB, with protein MSFDPANPLIVQADRSVFLEAFNPRAEDARRALAPFAELISSPEHLHTYRVTPLSLWNAASAGMSAAEMVGALEQYAKFPVPQNVVTDIRELAGRWGRLRLVAHDSGLLLVADTHDAPLLTELSRQKAVAPLLGDRMGDGIYAVPLLNRGLIKTALLESGWPLDDQAGYSDGLAYPISLLPSLAVRDYQAEAAEAFYRGGSAEGGSGVVVLAPGSGKTVVGMVAMSMVGQRTLILTTNRTSVNQWQRELLQKTSLMPEEVGEYDPGTPLKPVTVCTYQMLTHRRRGSDKSDDGAYPHMGLIGAAEWGLIVYDEVHLLPAPVFRITASVQARRRLGLTATLIREDGREGDVFALIGPKRYDRPWKTLEQAGFIAQADCTEVRLLLPQAERVSYAAAPDREKHRIAAENPDKRGVVSAILELHSGAPTLIIGQYLDQLALIAADQEAPLITGKTPQREREALFASFRQGTLKLIVMSKVGNFALDLPDAEVLIQVSGAFGSRQEEAQRLGRLLRPKQDGRGASFYSVVTRETTEEDHAHHRQLFLAEQGYAYRILDASELLPAGVQT; from the coding sequence GTGAGCTTCGATCCTGCCAATCCACTGATCGTGCAGGCCGACAGATCGGTATTTCTGGAAGCGTTCAACCCCCGTGCCGAGGACGCCCGCCGCGCCCTAGCTCCGTTTGCCGAGCTGATCAGCAGCCCCGAGCACCTGCACACCTACCGCGTCACGCCGCTGTCGCTGTGGAACGCCGCCAGTGCTGGCATGAGCGCAGCCGAGATGGTGGGGGCGCTGGAGCAGTACGCCAAATTCCCCGTCCCGCAGAACGTCGTGACCGATATCCGCGAGCTGGCGGGGCGCTGGGGGCGGCTGCGACTGGTGGCCCACGACAGCGGGCTGCTGCTGGTGGCCGACACCCACGACGCCCCGCTCCTGACCGAGCTGAGCCGGCAGAAGGCCGTTGCGCCGCTGCTGGGCGACCGTATGGGCGACGGTATCTACGCGGTGCCGCTGCTGAACCGGGGTCTGATCAAGACGGCGCTGCTGGAATCCGGCTGGCCGCTCGACGATCAGGCGGGCTACAGCGACGGGCTGGCGTATCCGATTTCGCTGCTGCCGAGTCTGGCGGTGCGCGATTATCAGGCCGAGGCCGCCGAGGCCTTTTACCGGGGTGGCAGCGCCGAGGGCGGCAGCGGCGTGGTGGTGCTGGCCCCTGGCAGCGGCAAGACGGTGGTAGGCATGGTCGCCATGAGCATGGTCGGGCAGCGCACGCTGATCCTGACGACCAACCGCACCAGCGTGAACCAGTGGCAGCGTGAACTGCTGCAGAAGACCAGCCTGATGCCGGAAGAGGTGGGCGAGTACGATCCGGGCACGCCGCTGAAGCCCGTGACCGTCTGCACCTATCAGATGTTGACGCACCGCAGACGCGGCAGCGACAAGAGCGATGACGGCGCGTATCCGCATATGGGCCTGATCGGGGCCGCCGAATGGGGCCTGATCGTGTACGACGAGGTTCATCTGCTGCCCGCGCCGGTCTTCCGCATCACCGCTTCGGTGCAGGCCCGCCGCCGCCTGGGTCTGACCGCCACCCTGATCCGCGAGGACGGGCGAGAGGGTGACGTGTTCGCGCTGATCGGCCCCAAGCGTTATGACCGCCCCTGGAAGACGCTGGAACAGGCGGGCTTCATCGCGCAGGCCGACTGTACCGAGGTGCGGCTGCTGCTGCCACAGGCCGAGCGCGTCAGCTACGCCGCTGCCCCCGACCGCGAGAAACACCGCATCGCCGCCGAGAACCCCGACAAGCGCGGGGTGGTGAGCGCCATTCTGGAGCTGCACTCCGGCGCACCGACCCTGATTATCGGGCAGTACCTCGACCAGCTCGCCCTCATCGCGGCCGATCAGGAAGCCCCGCTGATTACCGGCAAGACCCCGCAGCGCGAGCGGGAAGCGCTGTTCGCCAGTTTCCGGCAGGGAACGCTGAAGCTGATCGTGATGTCGAAGGTCGGCAATTTCGCCCTCGATCTGCCCGACGCCGAAGTCTTGATTCAGGTGTCGGGGGCATTCGGGTCGCGCCAGGAGGAAGCGCAGCGGCTGGGACGGCTGCTGCGGCCAAAACAGGACGGGCGCGGAGCCAGCTTCTACAGCGTGGTGACGCGTGAAACCACCGAGGAAGACCACGCCCACCACCGCCAGCTCTTTCTGGCCGAACAGGGCTACGCCTACCGCATTCTGGACGCCTCCGAACTGCTGCCAGCGGGCGTGCAGACATGA
- a CDS encoding undecaprenyl-diphosphate phosphatase, with protein sequence MNAQIDAVILGVVEGLTEFLPISSTGHLIVAENLLQYKDAGETFTVVIQLGAILAVVFFYWRLLLSKLSELFQGRPAGVRFWVNIVVACIPAAVIGLLFEKKIKGLLFTPTVVAISLIVGGIILYVVEQRRSQMAHAEEQAEPDLDSITMRQALWVGAAQVLAVVFPGTSRSGASIVGGLLSGMNRVTATAFSFFLGIPLLGAAGLYSLYKARHTLSQVEGGTSAMLIGTVISFIVALLSVGWLLRYVSRNDFRGFAIYRIVFGIILLILVAVGVLHSVPA encoded by the coding sequence TTGAACGCGCAGATCGACGCCGTGATCCTGGGTGTGGTCGAGGGTCTGACCGAATTCCTGCCGATCTCGTCCACTGGACATCTGATCGTGGCTGAAAACCTGCTTCAGTACAAGGACGCGGGCGAGACCTTCACGGTCGTGATTCAGCTCGGCGCGATTCTGGCGGTGGTGTTTTTCTACTGGCGACTGCTGCTCTCCAAGCTGAGCGAGCTGTTTCAGGGGCGGCCCGCCGGGGTGCGTTTCTGGGTCAATATCGTGGTGGCCTGTATTCCGGCAGCGGTTATCGGGCTGCTGTTCGAGAAGAAGATCAAGGGGCTGCTGTTTACCCCCACAGTGGTCGCCATCAGCCTGATCGTGGGCGGCATCATTCTGTACGTGGTCGAGCAGCGCCGCTCGCAGATGGCCCACGCCGAGGAACAGGCCGAACCCGACCTCGACAGCATCACCATGCGGCAGGCGCTGTGGGTGGGCGCGGCTCAGGTGCTGGCGGTCGTCTTTCCCGGCACCTCGCGCTCGGGGGCCAGCATCGTCGGCGGCCTGCTGTCGGGAATGAACCGCGTGACTGCCACCGCCTTCTCGTTCTTCCTGGGCATTCCGCTGCTGGGCGCGGCGGGGCTGTACAGCCTGTACAAGGCCCGCCACACGCTGTCACAGGTGGAAGGTGGCACCAGCGCCATGCTGATCGGTACCGTCATCTCGTTCATCGTGGCGCTGCTGTCGGTGGGCTGGCTGCTGCGCTACGTTTCGCGCAACGATTTCCGGGGCTTTGCCATCTACCGCATCGTGTTCGGCATCATCCTGCTGATTCTGGTGGCGGTGGGCGTGCTACACAGCGTTCCCGCCTGA
- a CDS encoding S66 peptidase family protein has translation MPPIFLRPPLLKEGDTVAALSLSSGFVTEVLHRYEAGRRQARTELGWNVIPAPNALRGPDYLYRNPQARADDLHWALENPDIHGLLSMIGGDDSVRLLPLLNLETIRRHPKVFLGFSDSTVTLMQFLRAGVMAYHGPALLTDLAEHGGMHPFAVQGIRQATMSATAFRFQQAPEWTEAHQEWQRPDLQEVKRPFKPSDGWTWLQGDVPAQGHLIGGCLEVLDMLNGTPGWPEAALWKGAVLCLETSENVPPPAQVGYWLRNFAAQGLLQSAAGLVLARPRGYTPDMVAELYGWVKKVLWEAGREAMPVLANVDFGHTSPQLTLPLGAVGRLDRGDGVFEVVGG, from the coding sequence ATGCCTCCCATCTTCCTGCGCCCACCTCTGCTTAAAGAAGGTGACACCGTCGCTGCTCTCAGTCTGTCGAGCGGTTTTGTAACTGAAGTGCTGCACCGCTATGAGGCCGGGCGGCGGCAGGCCAGAACCGAACTCGGCTGGAACGTCATCCCGGCTCCGAACGCCCTGCGCGGTCCAGACTATCTGTACCGCAATCCGCAGGCCAGGGCCGACGATCTTCACTGGGCGCTCGAGAATCCCGACATTCATGGCCTGCTGAGCATGATCGGTGGTGATGACAGCGTCCGGCTACTTCCGCTGCTGAATCTGGAGACTATCCGCCGTCATCCGAAGGTCTTTCTGGGGTTCTCTGACAGCACCGTAACGCTGATGCAGTTTCTGAGGGCAGGCGTGATGGCGTATCACGGTCCCGCCCTGCTGACCGATCTGGCCGAGCACGGCGGCATGCACCCGTTTGCAGTACAGGGCATCCGGCAGGCCACCATGAGTGCCACAGCGTTCCGCTTTCAGCAGGCTCCCGAGTGGACAGAAGCCCACCAGGAGTGGCAGCGGCCCGACTTGCAGGAGGTAAAGCGGCCCTTTAAACCTTCAGACGGCTGGACGTGGCTTCAGGGCGACGTACCCGCACAAGGCCACCTGATCGGCGGGTGTTTGGAAGTGCTGGATATGCTGAATGGGACGCCCGGATGGCCTGAAGCTGCACTCTGGAAGGGAGCGGTGCTGTGTCTGGAAACCTCGGAGAATGTGCCGCCACCCGCGCAGGTCGGATACTGGCTGCGGAATTTTGCGGCACAGGGCCTTTTGCAAAGTGCGGCTGGGCTGGTGCTGGCGCGGCCCCGTGGGTACACGCCCGACATGGTGGCAGAGCTGTACGGGTGGGTGAAAAAGGTTCTATGGGAGGCGGGGCGAGAGGCTATGCCCGTGCTTGCGAATGTGGATTTCGGACATACGAGTCCGCAGCTCACGTTGCCGCTGGGGGCGGTGGGGCGGCTTGATCGTGGGGATGGGGTGTTTGAGGTTGTAGGGGGCTAA